One Rickettsiales bacterium genomic window carries:
- a CDS encoding SgcJ/EcaC family oxidoreductase: MEQDEIAIRQLVATWMEASKSGDVQTVLSLMTDDVVFMVPGAKPFGKEAFAAASQGMKSMKMDGKSEILELEVLGDWAYARSFIDMTVTPPNGDPIHRNGHTLTLFKKDVDGKWKLARDANMLTVVKG, translated from the coding sequence ATGGAACAGGACGAGATTGCAATCCGGCAACTGGTGGCCACCTGGATGGAAGCCAGCAAATCCGGCGATGTTCAGACCGTGCTCAGCCTCATGACGGACGATGTGGTATTCATGGTGCCGGGCGCGAAGCCTTTCGGCAAGGAAGCGTTTGCCGCTGCTTCGCAGGGCATGAAATCCATGAAGATGGACGGCAAGAGCGAAATACTGGAACTGGAAGTGCTGGGCGACTGGGCCTATGCGCGCAGCTTTATCGACATGACCGTCACCCCGCCCAATGGCGACCCCATCCACCGCAACGGTCATACATTGACACTCTTTAAGAAAGACGTAGACGGGAAGTGGAAGCTCGCCCGCGATGCGAATATGCTTACGGTGGTGAAGGGGTAG
- the folK gene encoding 2-amino-4-hydroxy-6-hydroxymethyldihydropteridine diphosphokinase gives MIILGLGSNKGDRLAHLRDAVRVLGGIVDNLVCSPIYESRALLPDEAPKEWDIDFLNMAVCGETKLTAHEFLERAKQIEKELGRKPSGHWGPREIDIDILAYDDAVIHEPHLVVPHQYMLERDFALIPVADIAPEWRYPVRGELHGMSAKQLAGNLISSMKKTSFTI, from the coding sequence ATGATCATACTCGGACTCGGATCGAATAAAGGCGACCGGCTTGCGCACTTACGCGATGCGGTGCGTGTGCTCGGCGGCATCGTGGATAATCTTGTCTGCTCGCCCATCTATGAATCGCGTGCGCTGCTGCCGGATGAAGCGCCGAAGGAATGGGATATCGACTTTCTGAATATGGCCGTGTGCGGGGAGACAAAGCTGACAGCGCACGAGTTTCTGGAAAGGGCCAAGCAGATTGAGAAGGAACTTGGGCGCAAACCTTCCGGTCACTGGGGACCGCGCGAGATCGATATCGACATTCTGGCGTATGACGATGCTGTGATTCACGAACCGCACCTCGTCGTTCCGCATCAATATATGCTGGAGCGCGACTTCGCCCTGATTCCGGTGGCGGATATTGCACCTGAGTGGCGTTACCCTGTTCGCGGAGAGCTTCACGGCATGAGTGCGAAGCAGCTTGCGGGCAATCTTATTTCCAGCATGAAAAAAACCTCTTTCACGATATGA
- a CDS encoding zinc-ribbon domain-containing protein, whose product MILSCPECHTSYMVPDAAFGENGRMFRCANCKYSWFEENPDKHETEHAEAPVAAGADEAEIAAPSAAEIEELLRPEPEAEPVRRTPPPREQPMFASLLSEPDLPPMPRPRAAAPVLQSVPKQAANSNGAGVKALKALCMFLLVLNLALYPFAHRKEIIRSNPVIGMLFQLFGVYDTDGLALTDVKISKMRLDERTVRVRLECSVLNNSQQKRALPELNAFLMNAAGKQVFKSPDMIETGKAIHTGESEPCKPFAFDMGDGEVDHIILELADSSDMGLRVRK is encoded by the coding sequence ATGATCTTAAGCTGTCCCGAATGCCACACCAGCTATATGGTTCCAGATGCCGCATTCGGGGAAAACGGAAGGATGTTCCGTTGCGCGAACTGCAAATACAGCTGGTTCGAGGAGAATCCCGACAAGCATGAAACTGAACACGCGGAGGCGCCCGTAGCTGCCGGTGCTGATGAAGCTGAAATCGCTGCGCCATCTGCTGCTGAAATAGAAGAGTTGCTCAGGCCCGAGCCTGAAGCTGAGCCTGTGCGCCGCACACCTCCGCCGCGCGAGCAGCCGATGTTTGCTTCGCTGCTTTCGGAACCCGATCTTCCGCCGATGCCCAGACCCAGGGCCGCTGCTCCTGTGCTGCAATCCGTGCCGAAGCAGGCGGCGAATTCAAACGGCGCTGGCGTCAAAGCGTTGAAGGCTCTGTGCATGTTTCTGCTGGTGCTGAATCTTGCGCTTTATCCTTTCGCACACCGAAAGGAAATCATCCGTAGTAATCCTGTCATCGGCATGCTGTTCCAGCTCTTCGGCGTGTATGACACCGATGGGCTCGCGCTCACGGATGTGAAAATCTCCAAGATGAGGCTGGATGAAAGAACGGTGCGCGTGCGGCTGGAATGCAGCGTGCTCAATAATTCGCAGCAGAAACGCGCGCTGCCGGAGCTGAATGCGTTCCTGATGAATGCTGCCGGTAAGCAGGTCTTTAAAAGCCCGGATATGATCGAGACGGGCAAGGCTATCCATACGGGTGAGTCGGAGCCTTGCAAACCTTTCGCCTTCGATATGGGCGACGGAGAGGTGGATCATATCATTCTGGAGCTGGCAGACAGTTCCGATATGGGCCTGAGAGTTCGAAAATAG
- a CDS encoding folylpolyglutamate synthase/dihydrofolate synthase family protein — MKHPDARIEKLLAVLAAPRLAEIDLSLNRIEALLAALGNPQDKLPPVVHVAGTNGKGSLLAYMKAILEAAGYKVNRLTSPYLVKFNEQITLGNEDISDEYLLSLLEELLAVTADYPVTFFEASTALAFLAFAQTPSDIVLLETGLGGRLDATNVVKKPALTAITPISIDHSEFLGNTIAEIAGEKAGIIKQSVLCVVGPQVPEALEVLEKAAEKREAALYRYGKEWRVEPREDGFRYISTRRTADFPLPNLPGKHQINNAATAIACIDCLSGFTITDAHIAQGITHALWQARLQRLTQGKLAAMLPRDAELWLDGGHNASAGEAVAHWLKQQKKPVHVIWGMLKTKDAKQFLAPCVPYIRSLSAMTIEGKPDSFTPQELAEIGRSHGIESFSVAGAKEGIEGIIARENGPFTILICGSLYLAGNILWQNGLNP; from the coding sequence ATGAAGCATCCGGACGCGCGTATTGAAAAACTGCTTGCGGTGCTTGCCGCTCCAAGACTTGCCGAGATCGATCTTTCGCTGAACCGCATTGAGGCGCTGCTTGCCGCACTCGGTAATCCGCAGGATAAGCTGCCGCCCGTTGTGCATGTCGCGGGCACGAACGGCAAAGGATCGCTGCTTGCTTACATGAAGGCCATACTGGAGGCTGCGGGCTATAAGGTGAATCGCTTGACTTCGCCTTACCTTGTAAAATTCAATGAGCAGATCACACTCGGCAACGAAGACATTAGCGACGAATATCTGCTTTCACTACTGGAAGAGTTGCTTGCGGTTACTGCAGATTACCCGGTGACGTTCTTTGAAGCCAGCACAGCGCTCGCGTTTCTTGCATTCGCACAGACGCCTTCCGATATCGTGCTTCTGGAAACGGGGCTTGGCGGGAGACTGGATGCTACGAATGTCGTCAAGAAACCTGCATTGACGGCTATTACTCCCATTTCGATCGATCATAGCGAGTTTTTAGGCAATACGATTGCCGAGATTGCAGGAGAAAAAGCAGGGATTATTAAGCAAAGCGTGCTATGCGTGGTGGGACCGCAAGTGCCGGAGGCGCTGGAAGTGCTGGAGAAGGCAGCAGAAAAACGAGAAGCGGCTCTGTATCGTTACGGCAAGGAGTGGCGGGTGGAGCCTCGCGAAGATGGGTTTCGTTATATTTCGACGCGTCGCACCGCGGATTTTCCGCTGCCGAATCTTCCCGGCAAACACCAGATCAACAATGCGGCCACCGCTATTGCCTGTATAGACTGTCTTTCCGGCTTTACGATAACGGATGCCCATATTGCACAAGGCATTACGCATGCCTTGTGGCAGGCTCGACTTCAACGGCTTACACAGGGAAAGCTGGCTGCAATGCTACCCCGGGACGCTGAACTCTGGCTGGATGGCGGCCATAATGCGAGTGCGGGCGAAGCGGTGGCGCACTGGCTGAAACAGCAGAAAAAGCCGGTGCATGTGATCTGGGGAATGCTGAAAACCAAGGATGCAAAACAGTTCCTCGCGCCATGCGTGCCATATATACGGTCGCTGTCGGCAATGACGATCGAAGGAAAGCCTGATAGTTTTACCCCGCAGGAATTGGCTGAAATAGGGCGGAGTCACGGGATTGAAAGCTTCTCGGTAGCTGGCGCGAAAGAAGGAATAGAGGGTATCATTGCGCGAGAAAATGGCCCATTTACTATACTTATATGCGGTTCCCTGTATCTTGCAGGTAACATATTATGGCAAAATGGCTTGAATCCTTAA
- a CDS encoding PH domain-containing protein — translation MVFLEENEQILYTGRASVIAYIISLLTWVIGGFSALPASEITVTNKRLYGKRGLLFRRPFDLPFSQIVHVWFKQGMLGMLFNYGTLIIATQDERKIRLKAISDPSFVKHTIEEVIEAKTLGHTLSEYTSDRF, via the coding sequence ATGGTTTTTCTCGAAGAGAATGAACAAATTCTTTACACAGGGCGCGCCAGCGTTATCGCCTATATAATTTCGCTGCTGACCTGGGTGATCGGCGGGTTCAGTGCCCTTCCCGCCTCGGAAATCACCGTGACGAACAAACGCCTGTACGGCAAACGCGGCCTGCTCTTCCGCCGCCCGTTCGATTTGCCCTTCTCCCAGATCGTCCATGTCTGGTTCAAGCAGGGGATGCTCGGCATGCTCTTTAATTACGGCACATTGATCATTGCCACACAGGACGAGCGTAAAATCCGCCTCAAAGCTATCTCCGACCCGAGCTTCGTAAAGCACACGATCGAGGAAGTCATCGAAGCCAAAACCCTCGGCCACACCCTGTCGGAATATACCAGCGACCGATTTTAG
- a CDS encoding ATP-binding cassette domain-containing protein, which produces MSITSEQIVRLEKVSMGYLSGQEVLRDISLSINRGGFYFLSGASGVGKSSLLNVISLCVRPSRGSVRLFGTETTRLMREQLPMFRRRIGTVFQDYRLIEHLNIEENVGLPLKIAGEPKEQIKEKVGELLEWVGLGAYHKAKPEILSGGQKQRAAIARAVVTRPDILLADEPSGNLDSALRMKFMYLFETLNKNGTTIVFATHDDHLISMFNYPVMRLKDGKLTGNHE; this is translated from the coding sequence ATGTCAATCACCAGTGAACAAATTGTCCGTCTCGAAAAAGTCTCCATGGGCTACCTGAGCGGTCAGGAAGTGCTTCGTGACATTAGCCTCTCCATCAATCGCGGCGGTTTTTATTTTCTTTCCGGCGCATCCGGTGTCGGCAAATCCTCGCTCCTGAATGTCATTTCGCTCTGCGTGCGCCCGAGCCGCGGCAGCGTTCGCCTCTTCGGCACCGAGACTACGCGCCTGATGCGTGAGCAATTGCCCATGTTCCGCCGCCGCATCGGCACCGTGTTTCAGGATTACCGCCTGATCGAGCATCTCAACATCGAAGAAAATGTTGGCCTGCCGCTCAAGATTGCGGGCGAGCCGAAAGAGCAGATTAAAGAAAAGGTAGGTGAGCTGCTGGAATGGGTAGGCCTCGGCGCTTATCACAAAGCAAAGCCGGAAATCCTCTCCGGCGGCCAGAAACAGCGCGCCGCCATCGCCCGTGCGGTTGTCACACGGCCGGATATCCTGCTCGCGGATGAGCCGAGCGGCAATCTGGATTCCGCACTGCGCATGAAGTTCATGTATCTCTTCGAAACCCTCAATAAGAATGGCACGACCATCGTCTTCGCCACGCATGACGATCATCTGATCTCTATGTTCAATTACCCTGTGATGCGGTTGAAGGATGGAAAATTGACGGGTAATCATGAGTAA
- the folP gene encoding dihydropteroate synthase, with the protein MTKLVGILNVTPDSFSDGGRYDTAEHAIQRIDELIACGAAGVDVGAESTRPGAVLLSPEQEWHRLAPIMEAICERAGKAFFSVDTRQAETALRCIRVFGDAAPSSLAINDVSGGRNAKLVETALKHNIRLILTHSLSVPADPAVTLPQDADALQVVYDWAEDMIRQCGKNIIIDPGIGFGKNAEQSLSLIKNIGHLKALGVEIMGGHSRKSFLSLFTDKPAAQRDPETLIISQYLVRQGVDYLRVHDVKSHYAMLKINEAL; encoded by the coding sequence ATGACAAAACTTGTCGGCATATTGAACGTGACGCCGGATTCTTTCTCGGATGGCGGGCGTTACGATACTGCCGAACATGCCATACAGCGGATAGATGAACTCATTGCCTGTGGCGCGGCGGGAGTGGATGTTGGCGCGGAATCCACGAGGCCCGGCGCAGTGCTGCTTTCGCCTGAACAGGAATGGCACCGGCTTGCGCCCATCATGGAAGCGATATGCGAACGTGCGGGTAAAGCGTTTTTCAGTGTGGATACACGGCAGGCAGAAACGGCGCTCCGTTGCATCCGCGTATTTGGCGATGCGGCTCCTTCTTCGCTGGCCATCAACGATGTCAGCGGCGGGCGGAATGCAAAGCTTGTGGAGACGGCGCTCAAGCATAATATCCGCCTGATCCTCACGCATTCGCTTTCCGTTCCTGCCGATCCGGCGGTTACACTGCCACAGGATGCTGATGCGTTGCAGGTGGTGTATGACTGGGCTGAGGATATGATCCGACAGTGCGGCAAAAACATTATCATCGACCCCGGCATCGGCTTTGGCAAAAACGCGGAGCAGTCACTTTCGCTCATTAAAAATATCGGCCACTTAAAAGCGTTGGGTGTGGAGATCATGGGGGGACATTCACGCAAATCCTTCCTGTCGCTGTTTACCGATAAGCCTGCCGCGCAGCGCGATCCGGAAACACTGATTATTTCGCAGTATCTTGTCAGGCAGGGGGTGGACTATCTGCGTGTTCATGATGTAAAAAGCCATTATGCCATGCTGAAAATCAACGAGGCGTTATGA
- a CDS encoding dihydroneopterin aldolase, producing the protein MTNSYTSCLSINKMRLSVRLGYEKEERALAQSVDVDIKLYYPGLTEACRSDDGDYSCYDKLSRKIQQLCESKEFRLIEYLCTEIYNTARGELAQDIKIRVTVTKCGLPVGFVLGGASFSHTDLPPFSWVVPE; encoded by the coding sequence ATGACAAATTCCTACACGAGTTGCCTTTCCATCAATAAAATGCGGCTTTCCGTAAGGCTCGGCTATGAGAAAGAAGAGCGAGCGCTGGCGCAATCGGTTGATGTGGATATCAAGCTTTATTACCCCGGACTCACCGAAGCGTGCCGCAGCGATGACGGCGATTACAGCTGTTACGATAAGCTCAGCCGTAAGATTCAACAGCTTTGTGAAAGCAAGGAATTCCGCCTGATCGAATATCTCTGCACGGAAATCTATAACACCGCGCGCGGCGAGCTTGCACAGGATATCAAGATTCGCGTAACTGTTACCAAATGCGGCCTACCGGTCGGGTTCGTGCTGGGCGGCGCAAGTTTCTCCCATACCGACCTGCCGCCATTTTCCTGGGTGGTGCCTGAATAG